The Synechococcus sp. HK05 region GGCCCTCATGATCAGGGCTGCAGCCCTGGAGGGTGGCCCCAAAGGTGTTCACCTGGGTGCCACTGAAGGGATCGAAATCCACAAAGCGCCCATCCGCTGGCGTGAGGGCATAGGCCCGCTCCAGCAGCGAAAACAGCTGGGGCGTGAACCGCTCACGCTGGCTGGCCATCGCCACCGGACCTGATTGCTCCTGCCGCGCGAGCTGCCAGCGATAGAGCTGATCCACCTGGGCTCGCACGGCCGCCGGACACTCCAGCGCCGCATCCGCTCGCAAGGGCACCATGATCCGATTGCCGTTGTGCGCGTGGGTGAACACGGCATTGCCCTGCACCAGCACCTCCCGCTGCCACAGGCCGCCCAGGGAATCCCGCAGGGTGGAGCGAGGCACGCCCTCCCGCACGAGCGTGTAGGTCATCGCCAGACCATCGCTCCATTCGATCGTGAGGCTGCCATCCGCATGGTGCCGATCCCGGCAGCCCATGGGCTGGTCGTTGAACCAGCAGGTTTTCCAGGGTTCCGCAGCAACCGGCAGCGCGCTGCCCCACAGAGCTGTGATGCCGCAAACCAGCGCCGCGCCACCCATAGTGAGCAGGTGAGCGCAGCCGCCCGTGAAAGAAATCAGCCTGCTTGAACTGGTCCTTCGTGCTGCGGGGAAAGTCGCAGCGGTGTCGGGCGTGATTGGGCTGCTGGTGTGGCTCACGTGGGTGATGCTCGACGTCAAGAACATGCAGTCGGGCTTCACCCTGCCCTACTGAGCTTCCTGCTCGAGCTGCTGGTGTTCCTGCCAGGCCCGCTGGAGATCGATCCGGGTGATCCGGTAGCCCAAACGGCGTGCGGCCAGGATCAGCTCCTTGCGCGAACGGCAGTGCTTGAGCGCGCGCCGCATGGCGGCGTCGGCCTCGGCATCGCAGACCAGCCGCTCCAGCTCAGACCAGCTCATGGGAAGCAATCCCTGGGTCTCTCACCATGCCAAGCCCCAGCGGGGTGCGCCAGGTTCCGCAGAACACACAAGCCGAAAGCTGGCATGAAGAAGGGGGCTTGGTGTGCGCCCCCTTGCCCCTGAAGACCTGATTGGACAAGCGGTCTCGTCGGGTCTGCCCCCGTCTTAGACGCAGCCACTCAAGGGATGCATGGGCACAAATGCTCAGCTTCCGAAGGGCAGCGACGAGTGGTGCAGCACGATCCGGATCGAGCCATCGGGCTCCTTCATGAAGGCCCAGGTCTTATCCACTGTGGTGGTTTTACCAGCCGCATCGGTGAAGCTCACATTGCCCATGGTGTTGGCATAGCTGCCATTGAGCTGGATCACCTGGTTGGTGACCTCGCAGGAGCGCCAGGGCTTGATCGCAAAGCCTTTGTCGTTCGGGAAGGCTGGATCACCACCCACGAAATAGGCCAGGGCTCCAGCGCGGGTCGCGCGGAAGGTTTTGCGATCCAGACGCCAGGGTGGGCTTGAACGCCACAGGGCCGAATTGATAGGCATAGCCCTGATCGATCACGGCCTCCGCCGTGGCTTTGGCCTTGCTGAAACCGCCACTGGCATAGGCAGCGCTGATCTTCAGCAGCCCCTGACACCAGCCGTTCTGGGCAGCGACCACTTCAGCCTGCGTGATGTTGCCGTTGAGCACCTGAACTGTGGGGGCGGCCTGAGCCTGGAGGCCGAGGCCCAGGGCAAGAGCAGGAACAGCCTGAAGAAAACGGGATCGGAACACGGCGGTGCCAGAACATTCCCCACACCCTGGGCAGGCCAAGCCAGCGGGACAACCCGCATGCAAAACACCGTTGCATCAGTACATTTGCACCACAGCAACCGGTGGATGGACGAACCTCGTTTTCTGGCCGTGCGCGTGGGCGACCTCGTGGCCGTGCGCCGCACCCCGGATTGGTGGGTGGGGCAGGTGATCCACGCCGAGGGCGGAGCACGCTGCAACGCCAACTCGCTGTTTCAGATCGCCTGCATCGACACGGGCGTAATCCGCACCGTGAATGCCGATGCCGTGATCGACATCCTCTGCCCGCGCGATCAGCAGAGCTCAGGACCGCTCGAGCCGGCGCACAATCACAGCCATCAGGCCAAGCGAACCGGCCAGTGCGATCAGGAGGGCAATCGTCATGGAGCGGTCCGGCAACGGCGCCGATTCTGACCCCTTGCTGTTCGTGTACGGCAGCCTCAAGCGCGGCATGGCCAACCACCAGGAGCTGCAAGGGGCCACCGGACTGGGCGACGCACGCCTGCACGGGCTGGCGCTCTACGACCTGGGCCCCTTCCCGATGGCGATTGCCTGCAGCGAGCCAGGCAGCGCGATCGAAGGCGAGCTCTACCGGGTGAGTGCGGCGCTGCTGGAGCAGCTCGATCGCTTTGAGGGAGCACCACGCCTCTACCAACGCGAGCTGCACCACCTCAGCAGCGGTGAGGCGATCTGGGTGTATGTGGGGCGCGCACGGCAGGTGCGCCACGTGCAGCGGCTGAGCTCCGGGTGCTGGCAGGGGCCAGCGGCAGGCTTCAGGCGAGGGGAAGCGCCACCAGCCAACGGCCCGCCGCGGCCAGCAGCAGCGCCAGAGCTGAAGCCCCCAGCCAGGCCTGACGCGAGCGGGCCAGCTGACGGCGCAGCAGCACCACCGCCCAGCTGAGCCCCAGCACCACGGTGGCGCTCTGGCAGAACGCGATCACATGGGGATCCGCGCTCCAGGCCGGGCCAGCGAGCAGACCCGACACCGGCAGCAGCGTGCCGGCTTCAGCCATCCCGAGCGGCAAATGGCGCGCCACCAGCAGCGCCCAGATCAAGGGCAAGAGCCCGTAGAGGGTGCGGATCAGCCGAGCCGGAGAGAACCAGATCCGGGCCGCAAGAAACAGCGCCGAAGGCAGTGCCAGCGCAAGGGTTGCCGCTGCCAAGCGCGGCAGCCAGGGCCCCTCATGCAGGCTGACCGGCGCTAGCGCACTCCAGCCCAGGAAGCGCTGCCAGTGGTGGAGGCACACATCGCCGGCCAGCACCAGCACCAAAGCCGGCTCGCCGGGCGGCAGGCTCATCTCCCGCTGAATATCGGCCGCAGGAGGTCGCAAGGCAAGCTGCACCGAGCGATGCGGACAGGCCTGAGCGCAGGTGAGGCAGAGCACGCAGTTGCGGTTGTCGGCCAGGTGGGCCGGGTGGGTGCCCAAAGGGCAACCTGCGGTGGCCAGGCCTTCACCATCGGCAGGGCCACCCTTGAAACAGGCGTAGGTGCTGCAGCTGCCGCTGCAGGTGCCCACCTGGGCCCGCAGTTCGGTGATGGCGAGCTTGGCGAACAGCCCGTTCATGCCGCCCACCGGGCAGAGATAACGGCACCAGAAGCGCTTCTCGAAGCGCAGCGAACCGATCACGGCGCCGGCGGTGATCAGCAGCAACAGACAACTGCTCAACCAGGCGGTGTTCTGCAGGTTGCAGAGCTCCTCCCACAGCAGGATCAGCGCAAAGCCGCCCGCCAGCAGCGGTGAGGCCCAGCGATCGCTGTCGCCCCGCGGCCAGCGCTGCGGCTGAAAGCCCAGGCGCCGAGCCAGCCGCTGGCTGATCTCCCCCCACACCATGAAGGGGCAGAAGGAGCACCAGAGGCGCCCCACCAGCGGGAACCCCAGCAGGATCAGCGGCCACCACCAGGCCCAGAACAGATTGAGGGCACCGTTGTGCTGGCGGTCCTGGGGCCCAAGCCACAGCCACAGATTCACCAGCACAAACAGCCAGCTCACCAGGCCGAACAGCAACCCGTTCCAGAGCCATGGCGCCCGCATCCACTCCCTGAGCTGAGGCTTCCAGCGCCAGATGTCGAAGCGCAGGCGCTGCTGGCGCGGAGCGGTCCAGAACACGTCGTCGGGCAGCACGGCAGGCCAGTCCTGCCCCTGGCGGCGCACCTGCTGCAGGGCGCGATAGATCAGCACCTCCAGCTCCCGCAGGTTGTTGGGGAAGTCGTAGCTCTGCAGGCGCTTCACCACCGCCTCCGGCACCTCCGGTGGCACCGGCCAACCGAGCTTGCGGCTGCGTTGGCGCACGCCATAGCGGAGCCATTCGCCGAGGTCCTGGCGGCGCACCCGCAGCGGCGGCACCCGGATCAACGTGCAACAGCGATCCAGGGCCGGCAGGCTGCTCTCCGCCGTGAAAAACAGGCGGCCCGCAAACGTGTGGGTGAGGCCGCCCGCACACCACTGGCCGCTGCGCGCCAGCTCCAACAGCTGTTCCTGCAGCGGAGCAGGCACTTGATCGATCTTGTCGATCAGCAGTGAGCCCTCTCCCACCAGATCGAGCAAGGGCGGTTCCGCGCCATCGGATCCCGTGCCAAACACCTCGCTGCCGTCGGCCTTCAACAGCGCTCCATCGAGCCGCAGCATCAACTGCTGCCGTTGCGCCGAGCCGTAGTGGATCAGCGCGGCGAGGTTGTCTTTCTCAAGGCCCGGTTCACCGCTGATCAGCACCGGCCGGCGCTGCGGATCCTGGGCCGCAAGCCGCACGGCATCGCGCAGGCTGCGGGCATAACGGCTACTGCCCACCACACCGCGGCGTGGCTGGGGAACCAGCAGCGGAGCCAGGCGCAACAGCTCGGCGTTGGGCGAGGGCACGGGCGATCAAGCCATCAACACCACTGTGATGCCATGAGCAAGCCACGCCCACAGCCGCCCCCACGCAGCCCGATACTGAGCAGCCCGCTTCCCCACGCTCGCTCCAATGGCCCTCACCCTCTACGGCGGCGCCCGCAGCCGGGCCTCCATGCCCCGCTGGTACATGGAGGAGAAGGGCATCCCTTACACCTGGCAGCTGCTCGACATGGAAGCTGGCGAGCACCGGCAGGACGCGTTCAAGGCGATCAACCCCTTCGGCAAGGTGCCGGCCTTGGTGGATGAGGATCCGGCTTTGCCGGGCAGCCGCCTGCAACTGTTTGAAAGCGGCGCCATCCTTCTGTATCTGGCAGAGCGCTACGGCGGCGAATGTCAAACGGCGGCCGAGCGGGGGCTAGCGCAGCAGTGGGTGCTGTTCGCCAACGCCACCCTGGCCACGGCGCTGTTTGTGCCCTCCAACCGCGAGCGCGAATTCCCGCGGCTGATGGAGGTGCTCGATCGCAAGCTCGGCGAGGGGCCGCTGATGGGCACCGCCTGGAGCGTGGCCGACTGCGCCGTGAACGCCTACCTCGCCTACCTGCCGATCTTCTTCCCCCAGATCGACCTGAGCCCCTTCCCTCAGGTGCAGGCCACGATCGCGGCCACCCAGCAGCGGCCCGCGTATCAGTTGGTGATGGGCCAGCGGTGATCAAAGCCGCGCCCGCCAGCGGCCACGCCGCCCTCACCTGGCAGGGCACCAGCCTGGAGCTGTTGCCGCAGCGGGCGTTATGGCAAGCCGCCACCGGTCTGCTGCTGGTGGCGGATCTGCATCTGGGCAAAGCCGAGAGCTTTCAGGCCAGCGGCATCCCCCTACCGAGCGATGGAGACCTCAGCACGCTCAACCAGCTGCTCGATCTGGCCGCGCAGCTGCAGCCTCAGCGGATCGTGGTGCTGGGGGATCTGATCCACAGCCGGCTGGGCCTCACAGCGGAGTTACGCGAGAAGATCAAGGCACTGCCCGAGTTGCTTGGATGCCAGCTCGAGCTGATCGGCGGCAACCACGATCAGGGCAGCTGGCTGGAAGGGCTCAGCGCAGGGCCCCCGCGGCGCTGCGGTGAACTCTGGTTGAGCCACGAACCCTGCACAGGGCCAGAGCCCGGGCTGCTGAATGTGGCCGGCCACGTGCATCCGGTGGCCGTGCTCGGCCAAGGGGGTGATCGCCTGCGCTTGCCCTGTTTCGCGCTGGAACGCCAGCAGCGCCAGCTGCTGTTGCCCGCCTTCGGAACCCTCACCGGTGGCTATGCCGTGTCGCCGGCGTATCAGCGCTGGGTGATTGCCGATGCCCAGGTGCTAGCGGTGCCCTGAGGCCTGATCCGGCAACGGCCCGTAGATTTGCAGCAACGGGCCTGCGCACCTGGACACTGCTTCCCCGCCACCTCCCGCCGCCCGTCGCAAGGACCCGCGGCCGCAGTGGCAGCGCAAGCGCTGGCTCACGATCGGCGTGCCGCTGGCCGGCCTGGCGTTTCTGGTGGCGATCGCGCCGCCCCTGCCAGAACCCCAGGACAACTCCGA contains the following coding sequences:
- a CDS encoding sigma 54-interacting transcriptional regulator yields the protein MPSPNAELLRLAPLLVPQPRRGVVGSSRYARSLRDAVRLAAQDPQRRPVLISGEPGLEKDNLAALIHYGSAQRQQLMLRLDGALLKADGSEVFGTGSDGAEPPLLDLVGEGSLLIDKIDQVPAPLQEQLLELARSGQWCAGGLTHTFAGRLFFTAESSLPALDRCCTLIRVPPLRVRRQDLGEWLRYGVRQRSRKLGWPVPPEVPEAVVKRLQSYDFPNNLRELEVLIYRALQQVRRQGQDWPAVLPDDVFWTAPRQQRLRFDIWRWKPQLREWMRAPWLWNGLLFGLVSWLFVLVNLWLWLGPQDRQHNGALNLFWAWWWPLILLGFPLVGRLWCSFCPFMVWGEISQRLARRLGFQPQRWPRGDSDRWASPLLAGGFALILLWEELCNLQNTAWLSSCLLLLITAGAVIGSLRFEKRFWCRYLCPVGGMNGLFAKLAITELRAQVGTCSGSCSTYACFKGGPADGEGLATAGCPLGTHPAHLADNRNCVLCLTCAQACPHRSVQLALRPPAADIQREMSLPPGEPALVLVLAGDVCLHHWQRFLGWSALAPVSLHEGPWLPRLAAATLALALPSALFLAARIWFSPARLIRTLYGLLPLIWALLVARHLPLGMAEAGTLLPVSGLLAGPAWSADPHVIAFCQSATVVLGLSWAVVLLRRQLARSRQAWLGASALALLLAAAGRWLVALPLA
- a CDS encoding glutathione S-transferase family protein, giving the protein MALTLYGGARSRASMPRWYMEEKGIPYTWQLLDMEAGEHRQDAFKAINPFGKVPALVDEDPALPGSRLQLFESGAILLYLAERYGGECQTAAERGLAQQWVLFANATLATALFVPSNREREFPRLMEVLDRKLGEGPLMGTAWSVADCAVNAYLAYLPIFFPQIDLSPFPQVQATIAATQQRPAYQLVMGQR
- a CDS encoding DUF3104 domain-containing protein translates to MDEPRFLAVRVGDLVAVRRTPDWWVGQVIHAEGGARCNANSLFQIACIDTGVIRTVNADAVIDILCPRDQQSSGPLEPAHNHSHQAKRTGQCDQEGNRHGAVRQRRRF
- the pdeM gene encoding ligase-associated DNA damage response endonuclease PdeM — translated: MIKAAPASGHAALTWQGTSLELLPQRALWQAATGLLLVADLHLGKAESFQASGIPLPSDGDLSTLNQLLDLAAQLQPQRIVVLGDLIHSRLGLTAELREKIKALPELLGCQLELIGGNHDQGSWLEGLSAGPPRRCGELWLSHEPCTGPEPGLLNVAGHVHPVAVLGQGGDRLRLPCFALERQQRQLLLPAFGTLTGGYAVSPAYQRWVIADAQVLAVP
- a CDS encoding Nif11 family protein, with the translated sequence MSWSELERLVCDAEADAAMRRALKHCRSRKELILAARRLGYRITRIDLQRAWQEHQQLEQEAQ